Proteins encoded by one window of uncultured Draconibacterium sp.:
- a CDS encoding peptidylprolyl isomerase, with protein sequence MKTAEIHTSKGVMKVKFYEEDAPGTVANFIKLSESGFYNGLTFHRVIPNFVIQGGCPDGTGAGGPGYSIDCELDGNNQYHDKGVLSMAHAGRNTGGSQFFICHNRENTQHLDRHHTCFGRVFEGLDVIDDIRQGDEIEKIIIAEE encoded by the coding sequence ATGAAAACAGCTGAAATACATACTTCGAAAGGAGTAATGAAAGTTAAGTTTTACGAAGAAGATGCACCGGGAACAGTTGCTAACTTTATTAAGTTATCTGAATCGGGCTTTTATAACGGACTTACATTTCATCGCGTAATCCCCAACTTTGTAATACAAGGTGGATGCCCGGATGGAACAGGAGCCGGTGGACCAGGTTATTCCATAGATTGCGAATTGGACGGTAACAACCAATACCACGACAAAGGTGTTTTATCTATGGCTCATGCGGGAAGAAACACTGGTGGATCGCAATTTTTTATTTGCCACAACCGTGAAAATACACAGCATCTCGACCGTCATCACACTTGCTTCGGAAGAGTTTTTGAAGGACTTGATGTAATTGACGACATCAGACAGGGTGATGAAATTGAAAAAATTATTATCGCAGAAGAATAA
- a CDS encoding lysophospholipid acyltransferase family protein: MKIVRAVLFAPLALIRLLFVVFISAYVTIIGWFWLKTKGFSRNLQQWVMGTWGRSILYMCGIKVNRNELPKTDNYILMPNHRSYIDIFIVAALTPAAMVGKAEIAKWPFGALGVRVTNSILVDRKNQKSLLLTMKKIKESVDNGIPVILFPEGTTYKGPLTKKFKNGSFKIAAEGNIPVIPMAIEFKDVNDAWIDKDTFVGHFFRQLGKPFTYVTIRYGAPISEIDNKLLQTKTKKEIDSMLKSIRNA; this comes from the coding sequence ATGAAGATCGTCCGCGCAGTTCTTTTCGCTCCTTTGGCACTCATCAGGCTACTTTTTGTAGTGTTTATAAGTGCTTATGTTACTATTATTGGTTGGTTTTGGTTAAAAACCAAAGGATTCAGCCGAAATTTACAACAATGGGTGATGGGCACCTGGGGTAGAAGTATTCTTTACATGTGCGGAATTAAGGTCAACAGAAATGAACTGCCCAAAACGGACAATTATATATTAATGCCAAATCATCGGAGTTACATTGATATTTTTATTGTCGCAGCCCTTACACCGGCAGCAATGGTTGGAAAAGCGGAAATTGCAAAATGGCCATTTGGTGCTTTGGGTGTCCGTGTAACAAACTCGATCCTTGTTGACCGTAAAAATCAAAAAAGCCTGCTGCTCACCATGAAAAAGATAAAAGAATCGGTTGACAATGGAATTCCTGTAATTTTGTTTCCAGAGGGAACTACTTACAAAGGGCCACTGACAAAGAAATTTAAAAACGGTAGTTTTAAAATTGCTGCCGAAGGAAATATCCCGGTTATTCCGATGGCCATTGAATTTAAAGATGTAAATGATGCCTGGATTGATAAAGACACTTTTGTAGGGCATTTCTTTCGTCAACTTGGGAAACCATTTACTTATGTTACAATAAGATATGGTGCACCAATTTCAGAAATTGACAACAAACTTCTACAAACAAAAACAAAAAAAGAAATCGACTCGATGCTTAAATCGATCAGGAATGCTTAG
- a CDS encoding LytTR family transcriptional regulator DNA-binding domain-containing protein — protein MTEKLRTIIVEDEELARNLMKSFLADNDAIELIAECENGFEGVKQINEQKPDLVFLDIQMPKITGFELLELLEHKPQIIFATAYDQYALKAFDYNAADYLLKPYSKDRLDEAIQKVLERIQTEGKESDVAEKVSDFPKEEYLDRVVVKDRHKIHIAPVDAVRYIESMDDYVMIYTTEGRWMKQKTMKYFENALNPKNFVRIHRSYIVKVDEIEEIQQYEKESYIVILHDKTKLKVSKTGYKNLKGVLNF, from the coding sequence ATGACTGAAAAATTGCGCACCATTATAGTTGAAGATGAAGAACTGGCTCGTAACCTGATGAAGTCTTTTCTGGCCGATAACGACGCCATTGAATTAATTGCCGAATGCGAAAATGGTTTTGAAGGAGTAAAACAAATTAACGAGCAGAAACCCGATCTGGTTTTTCTCGATATTCAAATGCCAAAGATTACAGGTTTTGAGTTGTTGGAGTTACTCGAACATAAACCACAGATAATTTTTGCAACAGCATACGATCAGTACGCACTAAAAGCGTTTGATTATAATGCTGCCGATTACTTACTGAAACCATACTCAAAGGATCGTTTGGATGAAGCAATTCAGAAAGTTCTGGAACGCATTCAAACCGAAGGGAAAGAGTCGGATGTGGCCGAAAAAGTAAGCGATTTTCCAAAAGAAGAATACCTTGATCGAGTCGTTGTTAAAGACCGTCATAAAATTCATATTGCCCCGGTTGACGCTGTGCGTTATATCGAATCGATGGATGATTATGTAATGATTTACACCACCGAAGGGCGCTGGATGAAACAAAAAACCATGAAGTACTTCGAGAATGCATTGAACCCGAAAAACTTTGTGCGTATCCATCGTAGTTACATTGTTAAAGTCGACGAGATTGAAGAAATTCAGCAATACGAAAAGGAATCGTACATTGTTATTCTGCACGACAAAACTAAGTTGAAAGTCAGCAAAACCGGTTATAAGAATTTAAAGGGTGTGCTGAATTTCTAA
- the folB gene encoding dihydroneopterin aldolase gives MGVIEIEGMKFYAYHGHFAAEQVVGNHFEVYLRIETNCDVAAQSDNLDDALNYQAVYETVKEVMQIKSALLENVSKRILDTLYDRFPAIDKARIKISKMNPPMGGEIERVSVTLER, from the coding sequence ATGGGAGTAATCGAAATTGAGGGAATGAAGTTTTATGCCTATCACGGGCATTTTGCAGCCGAACAAGTTGTTGGCAACCACTTTGAAGTTTACCTACGCATTGAAACAAACTGCGATGTTGCAGCCCAAAGCGACAATTTGGATGACGCGTTGAACTACCAGGCTGTTTATGAAACTGTAAAAGAGGTTATGCAGATAAAATCGGCCTTATTGGAAAATGTGAGTAAACGTATACTAGATACCCTTTACGACCGATTCCCGGCGATTGATAAAGCCCGGATCAAAATCTCGAAAATGAATCCGCCAATGGGTGGCGAAATCGAACGGGTGAGCGTTACGCTGGAACGATAA
- a CDS encoding histidine kinase, producing the protein MDFRHPFIKAPRLAITYIAFWLILAIVLVLVVVSVGETDFLTALTDRFANVILFGFLGVAIWYVIKFSTLEDNSIGRIILAHVIAATIIVLIWLYIGTVIAKLIDPGQLEEENNYLFTGLYNGYLLYTFNIAFFYAVNYYLAFKEKTKNETKLKALVKEAELHALKSQINPHFLFNSLNSISSLTMTDPAKAQEMVINLSQLMRYSLKHDQSEKVSVKQEIDNNKLYLSIEKVRFGKKLNPVFAIEDNCAKAEIPNMILQPLYENAIKYGVYEATETIDVITHCRCDNDKLVVTISNTYDKDVLSKKGEGIGLRNIRDRLQVIYGNPHLLKIEDNQNEFTVTLTIPQNL; encoded by the coding sequence ATGGATTTTCGACATCCTTTTATAAAAGCACCGCGCCTGGCCATTACGTATATCGCATTCTGGCTAATATTGGCAATCGTTCTGGTTTTGGTAGTTGTATCGGTTGGAGAAACAGATTTCCTAACAGCATTGACAGATCGCTTTGCGAATGTTATTCTCTTTGGATTTTTAGGAGTTGCCATCTGGTACGTTATTAAATTCAGTACACTCGAAGATAACAGTATCGGGCGTATAATTCTGGCCCATGTAATTGCAGCTACCATAATCGTATTAATTTGGTTATATATTGGTACTGTCATTGCCAAGCTGATTGATCCGGGTCAATTGGAGGAAGAAAATAATTATTTATTCACGGGGCTTTATAACGGGTACTTGCTTTATACTTTCAATATAGCGTTTTTCTACGCGGTAAATTATTACCTGGCTTTTAAAGAGAAAACCAAGAATGAAACAAAGCTAAAAGCATTAGTTAAAGAAGCCGAGTTACATGCTTTAAAGTCGCAGATCAATCCACACTTTTTGTTCAACAGTTTGAACAGCATTTCGTCGCTAACCATGACCGATCCGGCAAAAGCCCAGGAAATGGTTATTAACCTTTCGCAGTTAATGCGTTATTCGCTAAAACACGACCAAAGCGAAAAAGTGTCAGTTAAGCAGGAAATCGATAATAACAAGTTATATCTGAGCATTGAAAAAGTACGTTTCGGTAAAAAACTGAATCCTGTTTTTGCCATCGAAGACAATTGTGCAAAGGCCGAAATTCCGAACATGATTCTTCAGCCGCTTTACGAAAATGCCATAAAATATGGTGTATACGAAGCCACCGAAACAATTGATGTAATTACGCACTGCCGGTGCGATAATGACAAGTTGGTAGTAACCATCAGCAATACTTACGATAAAGATGTACTCAGCAAAAAAGGCGAAGGAATTGGTTTACGTAATATCCGCGATCGTTTGCAGGTGATTTACGGAAACCCACATTTGCTAAAAATTGAAGATAACCAAAACGAATTTACCGTAACTTTAACCATTCCTCAAAATTTGTAA
- a CDS encoding class I SAM-dependent methyltransferase, whose translation MKYQLLVLCLLGVLVVSNACGQYPETENSLDKKVKSFLEKNASEWRDMNVPLSDGKILYDLIIENGYTSAVEIGTSTGHSAIWIAWALSKTGGKLTTIEIDKTRYLQAKSNFKKAGVSKYIDVKLADAHELVPRLKGEYDFVFCDADKYWYKNYFIAMDAKMKPGGCFTAHNTASRINGIGEFLRYVEGLDTYETTIDRTSRSGISKSFKK comes from the coding sequence ATGAAGTACCAATTATTAGTGTTATGCTTATTGGGAGTTTTGGTTGTTTCAAACGCTTGTGGTCAATATCCTGAAACTGAAAATTCCCTTGACAAAAAGGTAAAAAGCTTTCTTGAAAAAAATGCCAGTGAATGGCGCGACATGAATGTGCCATTGTCAGATGGAAAGATTCTTTACGATTTAATTATCGAGAATGGTTACACTTCAGCCGTGGAAATAGGAACATCAACAGGGCATTCGGCTATTTGGATTGCCTGGGCGTTAAGCAAAACAGGAGGAAAGCTAACAACCATAGAAATTGATAAAACACGCTATTTACAGGCCAAGTCTAATTTTAAAAAAGCAGGAGTTTCAAAATATATTGATGTAAAACTTGCAGATGCGCACGAACTTGTACCCAGGTTAAAAGGAGAATACGATTTTGTTTTTTGTGATGCAGATAAATATTGGTACAAAAATTATTTCATTGCGATGGATGCTAAAATGAAGCCTGGTGGATGCTTTACTGCTCATAATACTGCCTCGCGAATTAATGGAATTGGTGAGTTTCTGCGCTATGTTGAAGGTCTCGATACCTACGAAACAACTATCGACCGGACAAGTAGATCCGGAATTTCAAAAAGCTTTAAAAAGTAA
- a CDS encoding amino acid permease: MHRLQKKLERRLGLFSVTNIVIANIIGAGIFTTTGYLMGFLQNPVMMLVLWGIGGAVAFCGALSFGELGAAFPEAGGEYVFISKIYSPLLGFLSGWLSLIVGFSAPIAASAIGFSKYFVWAFPQLQNLLMLSDILSPENFSRCLAIIVIIGFSLIHARGIVLGSRIQNVLTLLKILLVLGLIIVGLSLGKGDMENLHPAQPFQFDFANWKSAGLSLMFIMFAYSGWNSATYIGSEIKEPRKVIPRSLLISTLIVTILYLLLNLFFVYAVPAAQMRNEPEIGGLAVGLAFGPTAETIISLLISFALFSSLSAFIILGPRVYYKMASDGLFFESIARISRKSKVPVNAIFLQAVIAVILVLSGTFEQILTYMGFSLGIFPIIAVAGTIKLRKMKTTTYRLPGYPFVQVFFIVVSFTMLVLAYFERPVESSIAVLTALSGIPVFFWFKKKSAKHS; this comes from the coding sequence TTGCATAGATTGCAAAAAAAACTGGAACGTAGACTTGGTCTGTTCTCCGTAACTAATATAGTTATTGCCAATATAATTGGTGCCGGTATATTTACAACAACCGGCTATTTAATGGGATTTTTGCAAAATCCGGTTATGATGCTGGTATTATGGGGAATTGGTGGTGCAGTTGCATTTTGCGGAGCCTTATCGTTTGGAGAGTTGGGAGCAGCTTTTCCTGAAGCAGGTGGCGAATATGTTTTTATTTCAAAAATCTATTCCCCTTTATTAGGATTTTTAAGTGGATGGTTATCGTTAATTGTTGGTTTTTCTGCACCAATTGCTGCATCGGCAATAGGATTCTCAAAATACTTTGTATGGGCTTTTCCGCAATTGCAAAATTTGCTGATGTTAAGCGATATTCTAAGTCCCGAAAATTTTAGCCGCTGTTTGGCAATCATCGTAATCATTGGTTTTAGCTTAATTCATGCGCGAGGCATTGTATTAGGATCACGAATTCAGAATGTACTTACGTTATTAAAGATATTGCTGGTGCTGGGATTGATTATTGTCGGCTTGAGTTTGGGAAAAGGAGACATGGAAAATTTACATCCGGCACAACCGTTTCAATTCGACTTTGCAAACTGGAAATCGGCCGGATTGTCGCTGATGTTTATAATGTTTGCTTACAGTGGATGGAATTCTGCCACATATATTGGTTCAGAAATTAAAGAGCCACGAAAAGTAATACCTCGCTCCTTATTAATATCAACGCTGATAGTAACAATATTGTACTTGCTGCTGAATCTGTTTTTCGTTTATGCAGTGCCCGCTGCGCAAATGCGCAACGAACCTGAAATTGGAGGATTGGCTGTAGGGCTTGCCTTTGGTCCAACTGCCGAAACAATAATTTCTTTGCTGATTTCATTTGCTTTGTTTTCATCATTGAGTGCTTTTATTATTCTGGGGCCTCGTGTTTATTATAAGATGGCCAGCGACGGATTATTCTTTGAATCAATTGCAAGAATAAGCAGGAAGAGTAAGGTGCCGGTAAATGCAATTTTTCTTCAGGCTGTTATTGCCGTTATTTTGGTATTATCGGGCACTTTCGAGCAGATTTTAACTTACATGGGATTTTCGCTGGGTATATTCCCAATAATTGCTGTTGCCGGAACTATAAAATTACGAAAAATGAAGACCACAACATATCGATTACCCGGTTATCCGTTTGTTCAGGTATTTTTTATTGTAGTAAGTTTTACAATGCTTGTGCTGGCTTATTTTGAACGGCCCGTTGAATCTAGTATTGCTGTACTTACTGCATTATCAGGAATTCCGGTTTTTTTCTGGTTTAAGAAAAAATCAGCTAAGCATTCCTGA
- a CDS encoding cell wall-active antibiotics response protein has product MDNRPENTNRRAFLGLFLIVVGALWIFERLDLIPSFWNDILISWQMLLIGIGVFSIIGGNKTTGTVLIIIGGFFLVPEVAHIPYELRRIGWPALIIGIGLAILITHTGKRNTIETPNFESGEQKGIDYFDDFVIFGGREVYVNSQKFIGGKTTSVFGGTEYDLRQAKLSENGAVIDTLALFGGCGFKVPPDWTVKNEVTAIFGGYTDKRGASLNQIVPDASKTLVIKGFAAFGGVEIKYL; this is encoded by the coding sequence ATGGATAATAGACCGGAGAATACAAACAGAAGAGCCTTTCTTGGCTTGTTTCTAATTGTGGTAGGTGCATTGTGGATTTTTGAGCGCCTTGATCTGATTCCATCATTTTGGAACGATATTCTTATTTCGTGGCAAATGTTGCTTATCGGTATCGGGGTATTCTCAATTATTGGAGGAAACAAAACTACCGGAACGGTTCTCATTATAATTGGGGGATTCTTTTTGGTCCCTGAGGTGGCGCACATTCCGTATGAATTGCGACGAATAGGCTGGCCGGCATTAATAATCGGAATTGGCCTTGCAATTTTAATTACACACACAGGAAAACGGAACACAATTGAAACTCCGAATTTTGAATCAGGAGAACAAAAAGGCATTGATTATTTCGATGATTTTGTAATTTTTGGTGGCCGCGAAGTGTATGTAAATTCGCAAAAATTTATTGGAGGAAAAACCACTTCTGTTTTTGGAGGAACTGAATATGATTTGCGTCAGGCCAAACTTTCTGAGAATGGTGCTGTAATAGACACGCTGGCCCTGTTTGGGGGATGTGGTTTTAAAGTACCACCCGACTGGACGGTGAAAAATGAAGTGACAGCTATTTTTGGTGGTTATACCGATAAACGGGGTGCGTCACTAAATCAAATTGTCCCTGATGCTTCGAAAACTTTGGTGATAAAAGGTTTTGCTGCTTTCGGTGGCGTAGAGATCAAATACCTGTAA
- a CDS encoding glutamine--tRNA ligase/YqeY domain fusion protein: protein MAEKNTNTNAEAPKRANFIHAQIDADLAAGKNDKRVHTRFPPEPNGYLHIGHAKSICLNFGLAQKYGGKTNLRFDDTNPSKEETEYVESIMEDVRWLGFDWEDRLYYASDNFPKLHAFAVKLIEEGKAYVDDQNAETISEQKGTPQKPGIESPFRNRSVQTNLDLFERMTMGEFNEGEKVLRAKIDMASPNMHMRDPIIYRIMKAEHHRTGNSWCVYPMYDFAHGQCDYWEGITHSICTLEFEVHRPLYDWFITQLMDSDYRPRQIEFSRLNLTYTVMSKRKLLELVKDNHVRGWDDPRMPTISGLRRRGYTPESIRNFSDKIGVTKVDGTTDVSLLEFSVRDHLNKIAQRVMGVLDPLKVVITNYPEDKEEILSAVNNPEDESMGRRDVPFSREVYIEQSDFMEDPPRKFFRLGPDREVRLRYGYLIKCNEVIKDENGKIVELHCTYDPESKGGKSSDGRKVKGVVHWVSAKHAVKSEVRLYDRLFTDEEPDGHKDVDFKEFMNPDSLKVLDTCYLEPFVKTAKPLDHFQFERTGYFNLDPDSTPDLPVFNRTVPLRDSWAKKQNK, encoded by the coding sequence ATGGCAGAAAAGAATACGAATACAAATGCGGAAGCGCCTAAAAGGGCGAACTTCATTCATGCACAAATCGATGCTGATTTAGCTGCAGGTAAAAATGATAAACGTGTACATACACGCTTTCCCCCCGAACCAAATGGTTATTTACACATTGGTCACGCCAAGTCGATATGTTTAAATTTCGGACTGGCACAAAAGTATGGAGGCAAAACAAATCTTCGTTTCGATGATACCAATCCTTCAAAAGAGGAAACTGAATATGTTGAGTCGATTATGGAAGATGTGCGTTGGCTTGGCTTCGACTGGGAGGATCGTTTGTATTATGCATCTGATAATTTCCCAAAACTACATGCTTTTGCCGTTAAACTGATTGAAGAAGGAAAAGCTTATGTCGACGATCAGAATGCTGAAACAATAAGCGAACAAAAAGGAACGCCGCAGAAACCTGGTATTGAAAGTCCGTTCAGAAATCGTTCGGTACAAACAAACCTTGATTTGTTTGAACGAATGACAATGGGCGAATTTAACGAAGGCGAAAAAGTTCTGCGTGCAAAAATAGATATGGCATCGCCAAACATGCACATGCGCGATCCGATTATTTACCGGATTATGAAAGCCGAACATCACCGCACCGGAAATAGCTGGTGCGTGTATCCGATGTACGATTTTGCTCACGGACAGTGCGACTATTGGGAAGGAATTACACATTCCATTTGTACCCTGGAGTTTGAGGTGCACCGTCCATTGTACGATTGGTTTATCACTCAATTGATGGATTCGGATTATCGTCCGCGCCAGATCGAGTTTTCGCGCTTGAATCTTACTTACACTGTAATGAGCAAGCGTAAATTGCTTGAATTGGTGAAAGACAATCACGTTCGTGGTTGGGACGATCCGCGGATGCCAACTATCTCCGGTTTACGCCGACGGGGTTATACGCCGGAGTCGATTCGTAATTTCTCGGATAAAATCGGGGTTACCAAAGTGGATGGAACAACCGATGTATCATTGCTCGAATTCAGTGTACGCGATCACCTGAATAAAATTGCACAACGTGTAATGGGTGTGCTCGATCCGTTAAAAGTGGTTATTACCAATTATCCTGAGGATAAAGAAGAAATATTAAGCGCGGTAAACAACCCTGAAGATGAGTCGATGGGACGCCGCGATGTACCATTCTCGCGCGAGGTTTACATCGAGCAAAGCGACTTTATGGAAGATCCTCCACGTAAGTTCTTCCGTTTGGGGCCCGACCGCGAAGTTCGTTTACGTTACGGTTACCTGATAAAATGTAACGAAGTTATAAAAGACGAAAACGGCAAAATCGTTGAGTTGCATTGTACTTACGATCCCGAGTCAAAAGGAGGGAAATCTTCTGATGGCCGAAAAGTAAAAGGTGTGGTACACTGGGTATCGGCAAAACACGCTGTAAAATCTGAAGTGCGCTTGTACGACCGTTTGTTTACCGATGAAGAGCCGGATGGACATAAAGATGTGGATTTTAAAGAATTTATGAATCCTGATTCTTTAAAGGTTCTCGACACCTGTTACCTGGAGCCATTTGTTAAAACAGCCAAGCCACTTGATCATTTTCAATTTGAGCGAACCGGTTATTTTAATCTTGATCCGGATTCAACGCCTGACTTACCGGTGTTTAACCGAACGGTTCCATTGCGCGATTCGTGGGCAAAAAAACAAAATAAATAA